Proteins encoded together in one Mastacembelus armatus chromosome 15, fMasArm1.2, whole genome shotgun sequence window:
- the LOC113131396 gene encoding acylphosphatase-2-like isoform X1, translated as MSADQPAGSKLVSVDFEIFGYVQGVCFRMYTEREGLRLGLVGWVKNTYGGTVVGQVQGPADMVEEMKVWLSKEGSPSSRITRASFTNQRTIDKLELSGFKTRF; from the exons ATGTCTGCAGACCAACCAGCAGGAAGCAAACTGGTGTCGGTGGACTTTGAGATCTTCGGTTACGTTCAGG GAGTTTGTTTCAGAATG tacacagagagggagggcCTGCGGCTCGGGCTGGTCGGCTGGGTGAAGAACACCTACGGCGGGACAGTGGTGGGACAGGTCCAGGGTCCTGCTGACATGGTGGAGGAGAT GAAGGTGTGGCTGAGTAAAGAAGGAAGTCCGTCCAGTCGGATCACCAGAGCCTCCTTCACCAACCAGAGAACCATCGACAAGCTGGAGCTGTCTGGCTTCAAGACTCGTTTCTGA
- the LOC113131396 gene encoding acylphosphatase-2-like isoform X2 encodes MYTEREGLRLGLVGWVKNTYGGTVVGQVQGPADMVEEMKVWLSKEGSPSSRITRASFTNQRTIDKLELSGFKTRF; translated from the exons ATG tacacagagagggagggcCTGCGGCTCGGGCTGGTCGGCTGGGTGAAGAACACCTACGGCGGGACAGTGGTGGGACAGGTCCAGGGTCCTGCTGACATGGTGGAGGAGAT GAAGGTGTGGCTGAGTAAAGAAGGAAGTCCGTCCAGTCGGATCACCAGAGCCTCCTTCACCAACCAGAGAACCATCGACAAGCTGGAGCTGTCTGGCTTCAAGACTCGTTTCTGA
- the foxg1b gene encoding forkhead box protein G1b has product MEDVKDPPTVHRSSSFTIKSLLLPSKCDRPDSIAAAAAAAVVGIPGTLSPSPGSESEKSLGPPEVDSTAVALDREKPGKEEQGEEEEEGGGGGGGRDGAKATPEQNTNGNTTGKNGKYDKPPFSYNALIMMAIRQSPEKRLTLNGIYEFIMKNFPYYREHKQGWQNSIRHNLSLNKCFVKVPRHYDDPGKGNYWMLDPSSDDVFIGGTTGKLRRRSATSRGKLAMKRGLRFAPLGLGINERANNPLYWQISPFLSLHHHHHHPHYNGSSPGFLNQAAGYGSLLPAVEQLSNGDLGRSLLGGSAAGALGLTNSYGMSTSPVGLLSGQTAGYFVSGTQHAAAAAPGPPGGGPPPPPPPPPPHMQQGAPGFGGLATSSSPQSLLSDSLRNSSLPAFSTGVSAGFPGMLSHQKRVTPNAFLN; this is encoded by the coding sequence ATGGAGGATGTAAAAGACCCCCCGACCGTCCACCggtcctcctccttcaccatcaAGAGCCTCCTGCTGCCCTCCAAGTGTGACAGACCGGACtccattgctgctgctgccgctgccgcgGTCGTTGGTATCCCCGGAACCCTCTCTCCCTCACCGGGCTCCGAATCTGAGAAGTCGCTGGGCCCGCCGGAGGTGGACTCCACGGCCGTAGCTCTGGACCGGGAGAAACCGGGCAAGGAGGAgcagggggaagaggaggaggagggcggAGGGGGAGGCGGAGGACGGGACGGCGCCAAGGCAACACCGGAGCAGAACACTAACGGTAACACCACCGGGAAAAACGGGAAATATGACAAGCCTCCGTTCAGCTACAACGCCCTGATCATGATGGCCATCCGCCAGAGCCCCGAGAAGAGGCTCACGCTGAACGGCATCTATGAGTTCATCATGAAAAACTTCCCGTATTACCGGGAGCACAAGCAGGGCTGGCAGAACTCCATCCGGCACAACCTGAGCCTCAATAAGTGCTTCGTTAAGGTGCCCAGGCACTACGACGACCCGGGGAAGGGCAACTACTGGATGCTGGACCCGAGCAGCGATGACGTTTTCATCGGAGGAACAACCGGGAAGCTCCGCAGGCGCTCCGCCACCTCCCGAGGAAAACTGGCGATGAAGCGCGGGCTGCGCTTCGCTCCTCTCGGCTTGGGGATTAACGAGCGGGCGAACAACCCGCTCTACTGGCAGATTTCTCCGTTTCTCTCCCtgcaccatcaccaccaccacccgcACTACAACGGATCCTCACCCGGGTTTCTGAACCAGGCGGCCGGCTACGGGTCGCTGCTGCCCGCCGTGGAGCAGCTGAGTAACGGGGACCTGGGACGCTCCCTTCTCGGTGGGTCGGCTGCGGGCGCGCTGGGCTTGACGAACAGTTACGGGATGAGCACGTCGCCGGTCGGACTGCTCTCTGGACAGACTGCTGGGTATTTTGTCTCAGGGACCCAACACGCTGCCGCAGCGGCACCGGGGCCGCCAGGAGGAGGACCGCCGCCTCCACCGCCTCCTCCGCCGCCGCATATGCAGCAGGGCGCTCCGGGGTTCGGCGGCCTGGCGACGAGCAGCTCCCCGCAGTCCCTTCTGTCAGACTCCCTCAGAAACAGCTCCCTACCGGCCTTCTCCACGGGCGTGTCTGCGGGGTTTCCCGGGATGCTGTCCCATCAGAAGAGGGTGACCCCAAACGCTTTCCTAAACTGA